In one Chloroflexota bacterium genomic region, the following are encoded:
- a CDS encoding tyrosine-type recombinase/integrase, with product MTLSRSSARAGDTPDAVSPRATTTDRPTSVPPDRSAAPGDLLQRIQQDSASDGTGVGARAASNSESNSEAVIGPAALSSTGPAGPLSLTEARALFAGSLVGRAPRTQRTYATALDRLVDFLAERGIPPETPTRTLPRDLLEGFYLWCVRRYGTASRSCPTYLAGARAFCRFLDRHQLAPDSYARLQAGLEQVLARHPYRTPRIDDQIPSMLLHLESEELPLEQTARLAALRDRAILRVLYTTAVRRDELVRLNREDVADGRASQALITGKGSRERVIFFDRATMDAIKRYLEARGDRHRPLFIRHDVGRGAPGTRGEHWRLSGDTVYALVKRVGSAVGSRATPHSFRHDRASLLLNRGADLSEVQDILGHASPETTKRIYAHYETSRLREAFDRYTLPPEKRVTDDE from the coding sequence GTGACGCTCTCGCGGTCCAGTGCTCGTGCCGGGGATACTCCTGACGCCGTCTCGCCGCGCGCCACGACGACAGATCGTCCGACGAGCGTGCCGCCTGACCGTTCCGCTGCGCCCGGCGATCTGCTCCAGCGCATCCAGCAGGACTCGGCCTCGGATGGCACAGGCGTCGGGGCCAGGGCAGCAAGCAACTCCGAAAGCAACTCCGAGGCAGTCATCGGCCCTGCGGCGCTCTCATCAACCGGGCCAGCCGGGCCGCTCTCGCTGACCGAGGCTCGCGCGCTTTTCGCAGGCTCGCTGGTCGGGCGCGCCCCGCGCACCCAGCGGACCTACGCCACGGCCCTCGACCGTCTCGTCGATTTCCTGGCCGAGCGCGGCATTCCGCCCGAGACCCCGACGCGCACCCTGCCGCGCGACCTCCTCGAAGGGTTCTACCTCTGGTGCGTGCGCCGCTATGGCACCGCCTCGCGCAGCTGCCCGACCTACCTCGCCGGCGCGCGAGCCTTCTGCCGCTTCCTCGACCGACACCAGCTTGCGCCCGACAGTTACGCTCGCCTACAAGCCGGCCTCGAGCAGGTGCTCGCCCGGCATCCGTACCGCACCCCGCGCATCGACGACCAGATCCCGTCGATGCTCCTGCACCTGGAGTCCGAAGAGCTGCCCCTGGAGCAGACGGCTCGCCTGGCCGCCCTGCGCGACCGCGCTATCCTGCGCGTCCTCTACACCACCGCCGTCCGGCGTGACGAGCTGGTCCGGTTGAACCGCGAGGACGTCGCCGATGGGCGGGCCAGCCAGGCCTTGATCACCGGCAAGGGCAGCCGCGAGCGTGTCATCTTCTTCGACCGCGCCACGATGGACGCCATCAAACGGTATCTCGAAGCGCGTGGGGATCGGCACCGCCCCCTGTTCATCCGCCACGACGTGGGGCGCGGCGCGCCCGGGACGCGCGGCGAACACTGGCGTCTCTCGGGCGACACCGTCTACGCGCTGGTCAAGCGGGTCGGATCGGCCGTCGGCTCACGGGCGACGCCCCACTCCTTCCGGCACGACCGTGCCAGCCTGCTGTTGAATCGAGGGGCGGATCTCTCCGAGGTGCAGGACATCCTCGGGCATGCCAGCCCCGAGACGACGAAGCGGATCTACGCCCACTACGAGACGAGCCGGCTCCGCGAAGCGTTCGACCGCTACACCCTGCCGCCCGAGAAACGGGTCACGGACGACGAGTAG
- a CDS encoding acetamidase/formamidase family protein, whose product MAGATHHVRIDRSRKLADEPHTGHNRWHEAIPPLVTVQPGDRVILETRDALDGHFTPDSTIADVLTADLMPVHPLTGPVAVEGAEPGDLLEVRIEEIRPEPFGFTTQIAGFGFLRDLFSEPHIVRWKIADGWATSVDLPGVKIPGAPFMGVIGVAPSAELRATLTAREAEVASRGGVALPPDPTAAVPRDPAIASTALRTIPPREIGGNLDIKQLTAGTTLLIPVYQPGALFSVGDAHFAQGDGEVCGTAIEMGGTFVGTLHLRKGEAAARGIRSIQYSREAYILDPRFQAPRRFYATTGLSVREDGRQESEEATLAARNALLAMIEYLVSQRGYSREQAYAICSVAVDLKISELVDVPNVVVSAVLPLDIFV is encoded by the coding sequence ATGGCAGGAGCGACCCATCACGTCCGTATCGACCGCTCCAGGAAGCTGGCCGACGAGCCACACACCGGCCACAACCGCTGGCATGAGGCCATCCCGCCCCTCGTCACCGTCCAGCCCGGCGACCGCGTCATCCTCGAGACGCGCGACGCCCTCGACGGACACTTCACGCCCGACTCGACGATTGCCGACGTCCTCACCGCCGACCTGATGCCCGTCCACCCGCTGACCGGTCCCGTCGCCGTCGAAGGCGCGGAGCCGGGCGATCTCCTGGAAGTCCGCATCGAGGAGATTCGCCCCGAGCCGTTCGGGTTCACCACCCAGATCGCCGGCTTCGGCTTCCTGCGCGACCTCTTCTCCGAGCCGCACATCGTCCGCTGGAAGATCGCCGACGGCTGGGCCACTTCTGTCGATCTGCCCGGCGTCAAGATCCCTGGTGCGCCGTTCATGGGCGTCATCGGCGTCGCGCCGTCCGCCGAGCTGCGGGCCACCCTCACCGCCCGCGAGGCTGAGGTCGCGTCGCGTGGCGGCGTCGCGCTGCCACCCGACCCGACGGCCGCCGTCCCGCGCGATCCGGCCATCGCCAGCACCGCCCTCCGCACGATCCCCCCGCGCGAGATCGGCGGGAACCTCGACATCAAGCAGTTGACGGCGGGCACGACCCTGCTGATCCCCGTCTATCAGCCCGGCGCGCTGTTCTCCGTCGGCGACGCCCACTTCGCGCAGGGCGACGGCGAGGTCTGCGGCACGGCTATCGAGATGGGTGGCACGTTCGTCGGGACGCTCCACCTCCGCAAGGGTGAGGCGGCGGCGCGCGGCATTCGCAGCATCCAGTACAGCCGCGAAGCGTACATCCTCGATCCGCGCTTCCAGGCCCCGCGACGGTTCTACGCCACCACCGGCCTCTCGGTGCGGGAGGACGGCCGGCAGGAGTCGGAAGAGGCGACGCTGGCCGCCCGCAACGCGCTGCTGGCGATGATCGAGTACCTCGTGAGCCAGCGCGGCTACAGCCGCGAGCAAGCGTACGCCATCTGCAGCGTGGCGGTCGACCTGAAGATCAGCGAGCTGGTGGACGTGCCGAACGTGGTGGTGAGCGCGGTGCTGCCACTCGACATCTTCGTGTGA
- the mgtE gene encoding magnesium transporter — translation METRVLDVRAIVRAALADGHPVPPTLLPDLLKAASRADLTEALADLRPDELATLFARLGDEALADLLTELEPFDAARLLGKLSRAQAADVVEEMDPDDAADVMGELHPHEAEAILDEMEHEEAEDVRHLLTYAPESAAGIMTPDFVSIAPYLAVDEALDQLGRVAEEAETIYYVYVTEPSTGQLLGVLSLRGLVLAPRWKLVSQVMSPDVVRIRADADQETAARLLKEHHYLALPVVDETDRLLGIITADDASDVLLEEAGEDIERLGGSEPLDEPYLRASIGHLFRKRIGWLLVLFVAEAYTGTVLRHFESTLSEMVSLAFFIPLLIGTGGNTGSQTVTTLVRAMATGDVRPEDWWRVVRRELAVGSLLGLVMGVATYVRSWTLGVGLEVGPVVAMTALCIVIWAAAVAAVLPLVLRRLRIDPAVVSGPFITTLVDGTGLFLYFTVARLMLGLD, via the coding sequence ATGGAGACCCGCGTCCTGGATGTGCGCGCCATCGTGCGCGCGGCGCTTGCGGATGGCCACCCGGTCCCGCCGACCCTGCTCCCGGATCTGCTCAAGGCGGCCTCGCGGGCCGACCTGACGGAGGCCCTGGCCGATCTCCGCCCGGACGAGCTGGCGACGCTGTTCGCGCGGCTCGGCGACGAGGCCCTGGCCGACCTGCTGACCGAGCTGGAGCCGTTCGACGCGGCCCGCCTGCTCGGGAAGCTGAGCCGCGCCCAGGCGGCCGATGTCGTCGAGGAGATGGACCCCGACGACGCCGCCGACGTGATGGGCGAGCTGCACCCGCACGAGGCCGAGGCGATCCTCGACGAGATGGAGCACGAGGAGGCCGAGGATGTTCGGCACCTGCTGACCTACGCGCCGGAGAGCGCGGCCGGCATCATGACGCCGGACTTCGTCTCGATTGCGCCGTACCTCGCCGTGGATGAGGCCCTCGATCAGCTGGGGCGGGTGGCCGAAGAGGCTGAGACGATCTACTACGTGTACGTGACCGAGCCGTCCACCGGGCAGCTTCTGGGGGTGCTCTCCCTCCGCGGCCTCGTGCTGGCGCCGCGCTGGAAACTGGTCTCGCAGGTGATGTCGCCCGACGTGGTGCGTATCCGTGCGGACGCCGACCAGGAGACGGCAGCCAGGCTGCTGAAGGAGCATCACTACCTGGCGCTGCCAGTGGTGGACGAGACGGATCGCCTGCTCGGGATCATCACGGCGGACGATGCCTCGGATGTGCTGCTCGAAGAGGCCGGCGAGGACATCGAGCGGCTCGGCGGCTCGGAGCCGCTGGACGAGCCGTATCTCCGCGCGAGCATCGGCCACCTGTTCCGGAAGCGGATCGGCTGGCTGCTGGTGCTGTTCGTGGCTGAGGCGTACACCGGCACGGTACTGCGGCACTTCGAGTCAACGCTCTCGGAGATGGTCTCGCTGGCGTTCTTCATCCCGCTGCTGATCGGCACGGGCGGCAACACCGGCTCGCAGACGGTGACGACGCTGGTCCGCGCGATGGCGACGGGCGACGTGCGGCCTGAGGACTGGTGGCGGGTGGTGCGCCGCGAGCTGGCGGTGGGCTCGCTGCTCGGGCTGGTGATGGGGGTGGCGACGTACGTGCGGTCGTGGACGCTGGGGGTGGGCCTTGAGGTGGGGCCAGTCGTCGCGATGACGGCGCTGTGCATCGTGATCTGGGCGGCGGCGGTGGCGGCGGTGCTGCCGCTGGTGCTGCGGCGGCTGCGCATCGATCCGGCGGTGGTCTCAGGGCCGTTCATCACGACGCTGGTGGACGGAACGGGGCTGTTCCTGTACTTCACGGTGGCGCGGCTGATGCTGGGCCTGGATTGA
- a CDS encoding DedA family protein has protein sequence MTWWFHLTEVVWRLLDDHTLSVVFVLLLLEEAGLPPLIPGDLLMAFVGVQAAAGKLSLIQGLLVLELATIIGGSILYWIASVGGHAVLNRVGRYVGTTPERLKTAEEALERHGGRAIVLGRLVPSLCIMTAIAAGILGMPFRRYLPALALGGFLHLIVVVLVGYAFGPPVLRVAATLHLPFGLLVWGILFVGLTIWLRRLVRKSPNDDVPTITTADRLRCGLLAGLLAAVESMLAANLLLDLSRALVHDAPSHRLFAVDLDGATPLRIVMIAMTLLALLFPFLWGALYSLLESHLSGPAALRGALFAVAPLVWSLLVLLPATGAGMLGVSLDAGPIPVIIEVGRFAIYGVTLGLTFPALATATARRSVPA, from the coding sequence ATGACCTGGTGGTTTCACCTCACCGAGGTGGTCTGGCGTCTGCTGGACGACCATACGCTGAGTGTCGTGTTCGTGCTGCTGCTGCTCGAAGAGGCCGGCCTGCCGCCGCTGATCCCCGGCGACCTGCTCATGGCGTTCGTCGGCGTGCAGGCCGCCGCCGGCAAGCTCAGCCTGATCCAGGGGCTGCTCGTGCTGGAGCTGGCTACGATCATCGGCGGCAGCATCCTCTACTGGATCGCCAGCGTCGGCGGGCACGCCGTCCTGAACCGGGTCGGACGCTACGTCGGCACCACGCCAGAGCGGCTCAAGACCGCCGAGGAAGCCCTGGAGCGGCACGGCGGCCGAGCCATCGTCCTGGGACGGCTCGTCCCCAGCCTCTGCATCATGACAGCCATCGCCGCCGGCATCCTTGGCATGCCGTTCCGTCGCTACCTGCCGGCCCTGGCCCTCGGCGGCTTCCTGCACCTGATCGTCGTCGTCCTGGTCGGGTACGCCTTCGGCCCGCCCGTCCTGCGCGTGGCCGCCACCCTGCACCTGCCATTCGGCCTGCTGGTCTGGGGCATACTGTTCGTAGGACTGACGATCTGGCTGCGACGGCTGGTCCGCAAGAGCCCCAACGACGACGTCCCAACGATCACCACCGCCGACCGGCTCCGCTGCGGCCTGCTGGCCGGCCTGCTCGCCGCCGTCGAGTCGATGCTGGCCGCCAACCTCCTGCTCGACCTCTCCCGGGCGCTCGTCCACGATGCGCCCAGTCACCGGCTGTTCGCCGTCGATCTCGACGGCGCGACGCCCTTACGGATCGTCATGATCGCGATGACCCTCCTGGCCCTCCTCTTCCCCTTTCTCTGGGGGGCGCTCTACAGCCTGCTCGAATCGCACCTGAGCGGGCCGGCCGCCCTGCGCGGGGCCCTGTTCGCCGTCGCGCCACTGGTGTGGTCACTGCTGGTCCTGCTGCCGGCGACCGGCGCCGGCATGCTCGGCGTGAGCCTCGACGCCGGCCCGATCCCCGTCATCATCGAGGTCGGCCGGTTCGCCATCTACGGCGTCACCCTCGGCCTCACCTTCCCGGCTCTCGCCACGGCGACCGCGCGCCGGAGTGTGCCCGCATGA